A single Pseudochaenichthys georgianus chromosome 10, fPseGeo1.2, whole genome shotgun sequence DNA region contains:
- the LOC117454073 gene encoding zinc finger protein 287-like yields the protein MSASMPPGSMNLESQLLSIMDVLVKAAVSEISQLFSENSSSLRLHLSQSLRENEALRMRMKVTRSELFSLRLQTRTNRPVSRFSPIRGYTPKPRAKSHVVTKPPMPQKMEAVVESSTIALQSENEPSFPAPQVECTVETPDVILIKDEEDVGGCVRVGGQDNFGNHSTQGGVSTVTPKLDSCLTDDNEDLRIVSVHGRGEGPLQEESDTLFTASELQALSSLSPHHNVHHDSLLNFTTGASDRVPMRGMQENGNLQLASTALNPALETQIIGADVLVSQPSHVSQFTQQPNIYPHGINKSLDCTFCGERFLRREDLILHRASHTGEPPVLCTFCGKSFFSKTTLSIHMRIHTGEKPYACNQCGKRFTQNGSLKIHLRTHSGEKPYTCNQCTASFNNPSNLRRHMITHISNGLI from the exons ATGTCTGCAAGCATGCCGCCGGGCAGCATGAATTTAGAGTCGCAGCTTTTGTCCATAATGGATGTGCTGGTGAAAGCGGCGGTGTCAGAAATCAGTCAGCTGTTCTCGGAGAACTCGTCGTCTCTCCGGCTGCATCTCAGCCAGAGCCTGAGGGAGAACGAAGCGCTGAGGATGAGGATGAAGGTGACCCGGAGTGAGCTTTTCTCCCTCCGGCTGCAGACCAGGACCAACCGGCCGGTCAGCCGCTTCTCCCCGATCCGAGGATACACCCCCAAACCCCGGGCTAAATCCCATG TGGTTACTAAGCCACCAATGCCACAAAAGATGGAAGCTGTTGTGGAATCTTCTACTATTGCTCTTCAATCAGAGAACGAGCCTTCCTTCCCTGCCCCTCAAGTCGAG TGTACAGTGGAGACACCAGATGTCATCCTGATCAAAGATGAAGAAGACGTGGGAGGATGTGTGCGAGTTGGAG GTCAGGATAACTTTGGAAACCACAGTACGCAGGGTGGTGTTTCTACAGTGACTCCGAAATTGGACTCCTGCCTGACGGATGATAATGAGGATCTGAGAATCGTGAGTGTTCACGGACGAGGGGAAGGGCCTCTGCAGGAGGAGAGCGACACCCTCTTCACTGCCTCTGAACTCCAGGCTTTGAGCTCACTGTCTCCCCACCACAACGTCCACCATGACAGTCTCCTGAATTTCACCACAGGTGCCAGCGACAGAGTCCCAATGAGAGGGATGCAGGAAAACGGAAACCTTCAACTGGCTTCAACAGCATTGAATCCTGCTTTAGAAACACAAATAATAGGAGCTGATGTTCTTGTGAGCCAGCCCAGTCATGTTAGCCAGTTCACCCAGCAGCCAAACATCTACCCTCACGGCATCAACAAATCTCTGGACTGTACGTTCTGTGGTGAGCGCTTCCTCCGCCGTGAAGACCTGATTTTGCATAGAGCAAGTCACACTGGAGAGCCGCCAGTTCTTTGTACCTTTTGCGGCAAATCATTCTTCTCCAAGACCACGCTGAGCATCCACATGCGCATTCACACTGGGGAGAAGCCGTACGCTTGTAATCAATGTGGGAAGCGCTTCACGCAGAATGGCAGCCTGAAGATCCACCTGAGGACTCACTCTGGAGAGAAGCCATACACGTGCAACCAGTGCACAGCCAGCTTCAACAACCCCAGCAACCTGCGCAGACACATGATCACACACATCAGTAACGGGCTGATCTGA